From one Felis catus isolate Fca126 chromosome E2, F.catus_Fca126_mat1.0, whole genome shotgun sequence genomic stretch:
- the LOC123382430 gene encoding zinc finger protein 345-like codes for MSQFGRYFTEEVTLQHYQSIFNGATLAQYSESETQSNQGSHVSKRLRTLQENHFESNKGEEVFYPNSKYTNSKSTQRGEITSKYDERGKALKQSSSIADHQRIHGGGNPYTYSESGNMCNQSLSLNTYKTSGTGEKRYIGKECGKTFDRHSTLSQHQQTHTAKKIDKCEEGGQTFKDGSSLHADGRIRTAQKPYKCQQCGKAFSQQSLLTQHQRIHTGEKPYECQECGKAFKCHSYLIKHHRMHTGEKPYKCQECDKAFKQQSSLTKHHRIHTGEKPYKCQECGKAFSHRSSLTQHHRMHTGEKPYKCQECGKVFAQQSSLSRHHRIHTGERPHNCQECGKAFSYPSSLTQHHRIHTGEKPYQCQECGKAFNSSSRLTEHHRIHTGEKPHKCKECGKAYKAYSQLTEHHLIHTGEKPYKCKECGKAFSRYSTLFLHRIIHTGQKPYQCNKCSKSFNLPSRLTQHHRMHTGEKPYKCQECGKVFSQPASLSQHRRIHSGEKPHKCQECGKAFRLKSNLNDHHRIHTGEKPFQCQQCGKAFRIKSNLNGHQKIHTGEKPYQCQICGKGFTKCSELRQHHRIHT; via the coding sequence ATGTCTCAATTTGGGAGGtacttcacagaggaggtgacccTGCAACATTACCAGAGTATTTTCAATGGAGCTACACTGGCTCAATACAGTGAATCTGAGACACAGTCTAACCAGGGCTCTCATGTTAGCAAACGTCTGAGGACTCTGCAAGAAAACCATTTTGAATCTAATAAAGGTGAGGAAGTGTTTTATCCAAACTCCAAATATACCAATAGTAAGAGTACACAGAGGGGAGAAATTACTTCTAAATATGATGAACGTGGGAAAGCTCTGAAGCAGTCCTCCAGTATTGCTGATCATCAGAGGATTCATGGGGGTGGAAACCCATACACATATAGTGAATCTGGGAACATGTGTAATCAATCATTAAGCCTAAATACATATAAGACAAGTGGTACTGGAGAGAAAAGGTACATTGGCAAGGAATGTGGCAAAACCTTTGACAGGCACTCGACACTATCTCAACATCAGCAAACGCATACTGCaaagaaaattgacaaatgtGAAGAAGGTGGTCAAACCTTTAAGGATGGGTCATCACTCCATGCAGACGGGCGAATCCGTACTGCacagaaaccttacaaatgtcaacaatgtggcaaggcctttagcCAGCAATCATTGCTTACTCAGCATCAAAgaatccacactggagagaaaccttacgaatgtcaagaatgtggcaaggcctttaaaTGTCACTCATATCTTATTAAACATCACAGAAtgcatactggagagaaaccttacaaatgtcaaGAATGTGACAAGGCCTTTAAGCAGCAATCATCCCTTACTAAGCATCACAGAAtacatactggagagaaaccttacaaatgtcaagaatgtggcaaggcctttagcCACCGTTCATCCCTTACTCAGCATCACAGAAtgcatactggagagaaaccttacaaatgtcaaGAATGTGGCAAGGTCTTTGCCCAGCAATCATCCCTTAGTcgacatcacagaattcatactggagagagaCCTCACAACTGtcaagaatgtggcaaggcctttagcTACCCATCATCCCTTACTCAGCATCACAGAATCCATACTGGcgagaaaccttaccaatgtcaagaatgtggaaaagcctttaaCTCTTCCTCACGACTTACTgaacatcacagaattcatactggagagaaaccccacaaatgtaaagaatgtggcaaggcctaTAAAGCTTACTCACAGCTTACTGAACATCACCTAATTCATAccggagagaaaccttacaaatgtaaagaatgtggtaaAGCCTTTAGCAGATACTCAACCCTTTTTCTACATCGCATAATTCATACCGGacagaaaccttaccaatgtaacAAATGCAGCAAATCCTTTAATTTACCTTCAAGGCTTACTCAGCATCACAGAATGCATAcgggagagaaaccttacaaatgtcaaGAATGTGGCAAGGTCTTTAGCCAGCCAGCATCCCTTAGTCAGCATCGGAGAATTCATAGTGGAGAGAAACCTCACAAATGtcaagaatgtggcaaggcctttaggTTGAAGTCAAACCTCAATGAccatcacagaattcatactggagagaaacctttcCAATGTCAacaatgtggaaaagcctttaggATTAAGTCAAACCTTAATGGCCATCAAaaaattcatactggagagaaaccttaccaatgtcaGATATGTGGCAAGGGCTTTACCAAATGCTCAGAACTTCGtcaacatcacagaattcatacttGA